In Edaphobacter paludis, a single window of DNA contains:
- a CDS encoding homocysteine S-methyltransferase family protein produces the protein MITTSQHPLEKILASRIAIIDGAMGTTIRTYGMTEADIRAERFENSAKDLLNNGDLFSLTQPKMICDIHRRFLEAGADIIETNTFGATSITQSEFFVDDPREHGGRKDPEFYQKIIEDASLNDLAWEINEQSARQCREWADRVGSETGRQRFVAGAIGPMTVSLSNSPDADDAGFRVVTFDQVKAAYTQQVRALIAGGSDLLLVETIFDSLNAKAALVAIREVFDQDKKELPVMISAAVGRGGETLISAQTTEAFWNAVKHVKPLSVGLNCSLGPDLMYPFLEELSEKANVAISCYPNAGLPNPLSETGFDLGPDDMARYLGDFARGGLINIAGGCCGNTPEHIAAIARALEGKAPRRLGQIEVAA, from the coding sequence ATGATTACAACCTCTCAACATCCTCTTGAAAAGATCCTCGCAAGCCGAATCGCCATCATCGATGGAGCGATGGGCACGACGATCCGCACCTACGGCATGACCGAGGCCGACATCCGCGCGGAACGTTTCGAAAACTCGGCCAAGGACCTGCTGAACAACGGCGACCTCTTCTCGCTTACGCAGCCGAAGATGATCTGCGACATTCATCGCCGCTTTCTCGAAGCTGGCGCGGACATCATCGAGACCAACACCTTCGGCGCGACCAGCATCACCCAAAGCGAGTTCTTCGTGGACGATCCGCGCGAACACGGCGGCCGCAAAGATCCCGAGTTCTACCAGAAGATCATCGAAGATGCTTCCCTCAATGATCTCGCCTGGGAGATTAATGAGCAATCGGCGCGGCAATGTCGCGAATGGGCCGATCGTGTAGGAAGCGAAACCGGACGTCAGCGATTCGTCGCGGGAGCGATTGGTCCAATGACCGTATCTCTCTCGAACTCGCCCGATGCCGACGATGCAGGCTTCCGAGTCGTCACCTTCGATCAGGTCAAGGCCGCTTACACGCAACAGGTGCGCGCGCTTATCGCGGGCGGTTCGGACCTGCTGCTGGTCGAGACCATCTTCGACTCGCTGAACGCCAAGGCAGCGCTTGTCGCCATTCGCGAGGTCTTCGATCAGGATAAGAAGGAACTGCCGGTGATGATCTCGGCAGCGGTTGGACGAGGCGGCGAGACGCTGATCTCAGCGCAGACTACTGAGGCGTTCTGGAACGCGGTGAAGCATGTGAAGCCTCTGTCAGTCGGGCTCAACTGCTCGCTCGGCCCCGACCTGATGTATCCATTTCTGGAGGAGCTTTCGGAGAAGGCGAACGTGGCGATCTCATGCTACCCGAACGCCGGTCTGCCGAATCCGCTCTCAGAGACCGGGTTCGATCTCGGTCCCGATGACATGGCGCGTTATCTGGGAGACTTCGCGCGAGGAGGGCTGATCAATATCGCTGGCGGCTGCTGCGGCAACACGCCCGAGCACATCGCGGCCATCGCCAGGGCGCTCGAGGGCAAGGCACCGCGAAGACTCGGCCAGATCGAGGTAGCAGCGTGA
- a CDS encoding ester cyclase: MSEQNKALARRWFEEVWNQGSESTIDELFHPQGKAYGFPEPESVLIGPEGFKTIHRQFHKAFGDIHIDIDDLLSEGDRVAIRWTCTMIHNGDGLGFPATGKKANFSGSSFINCRDGKLTEGWNFMDLTKMTLQLQNK; encoded by the coding sequence ATGTCAGAGCAAAACAAGGCCCTCGCAAGACGCTGGTTTGAAGAAGTCTGGAATCAAGGCAGCGAATCGACCATCGACGAACTCTTCCATCCGCAGGGCAAAGCCTACGGTTTTCCCGAACCCGAATCTGTCCTCATCGGCCCGGAAGGCTTCAAAACCATCCACCGTCAGTTCCACAAGGCCTTCGGAGATATCCACATCGACATCGACGATCTCCTCTCCGAGGGAGACCGCGTCGCCATCCGATGGACCTGCACGATGATCCACAACGGCGACGGCCTCGGCTTTCCCGCCACCGGCAAAAAGGCCAACTTCTCCGGCTCCTCCTTCATCAACTGCCGCGACGGCAAATTGACCGAGGGCTGGAACTTCATGGACCTCACCAAAATGACCCTCCAGCTTCAGAACAAATAA
- a CDS encoding thioredoxin family protein has translation MSKTQSAMVELGTVAPAFELPDVVTGKAVGRDDVARNGLLVMFICVHCPYVKHVESELARIGRDYEGKIGIAAISSNDAVAYPQDGPEEMKAQAQRLDFRFPYLFDETQEVARSYDAACTPDFFLFDAGMKLVYRGQLDDSRPRRGEFGNDIPVTGKDLRQAIDAVLAGKRPDTNQRTSLGCNIKWREA, from the coding sequence ATGTCCAAGACACAATCGGCGATGGTCGAGTTGGGAACAGTAGCGCCAGCCTTTGAGCTGCCGGATGTGGTGACTGGCAAGGCCGTTGGCCGCGATGACGTGGCCAGAAACGGGCTGCTTGTGATGTTCATCTGTGTCCACTGTCCCTATGTAAAGCATGTGGAATCAGAGTTAGCCCGGATTGGCCGCGACTACGAGGGGAAGATCGGCATAGCCGCCATCTCCTCCAACGATGCGGTCGCCTACCCGCAGGATGGGCCGGAGGAGATGAAGGCCCAGGCTCAGCGCCTCGACTTTCGCTTCCCTTATCTCTTCGATGAAACCCAGGAGGTCGCGCGGTCTTACGACGCTGCCTGCACTCCCGACTTCTTCCTCTTCGATGCCGGGATGAAGCTCGTCTACCGCGGACAACTGGACGATAGCCGACCCCGCCGTGGAGAGTTCGGCAACGACATCCCGGTGACAGGTAAGGATTTGCGCCAGGCAATCGACGCTGTCCTCGCGGGCAAGCGTCCCGACACCAATCAGCGCACCAGCCTGGGCTGCAACATCAAGTGGCGCGAAGCCTAA
- a CDS encoding DUF4238 domain-containing protein: MQLARGASIRSHHAPTRHLLERFTFKDRSSRIGRALWVYEKGRAPRASKNLDGECVKRGYFAGASSGETEQEIDERFNIEYEVPFNRILPAIDANLHIFDSKEIREIAARYVSHIFHRTLARRNGGEDLMGEMLSEYVSIATDPGKLRGYTAKISAIARRPVALAEVQAALLRSAEQLSTESAFRSQYVNDIDRATCSLALKLIDLKWSTIRSNVSESFVISDTPIVSIAKDRFGKVSYGEGINKPMAQWFLPISHHRVVRISHNAANGEFADENLVRELNAAQIVTMSSRIYGRNHSQWIDEKVQTYGGIYKFHRDVFKGAAFDLNERFFEF, translated from the coding sequence CTGCAGCTAGCTAGAGGGGCTAGTATTCGATCACATCATGCACCTACACGACACCTCCTTGAGCGCTTCACTTTCAAGGACAGAAGCTCAAGGATAGGGCGCGCCCTCTGGGTGTACGAGAAAGGCCGTGCTCCCAGAGCATCAAAGAATTTGGACGGTGAATGTGTTAAGCGTGGCTACTTCGCTGGAGCAAGCAGTGGCGAGACTGAACAAGAAATTGACGAAAGATTCAATATTGAATATGAAGTACCTTTCAATAGAATCTTGCCTGCAATAGACGCCAATCTTCACATCTTCGACAGCAAAGAAATCCGAGAGATTGCTGCTCGTTATGTGTCGCACATTTTCCATCGAACACTCGCACGACGCAATGGCGGTGAGGATTTGATGGGCGAAATGCTCTCTGAATACGTTTCAATTGCCACAGATCCTGGGAAGCTTCGCGGATATACAGCAAAAATCAGTGCGATTGCCCGTAGACCGGTAGCATTGGCCGAGGTACAAGCTGCTCTCCTGCGAAGCGCTGAACAATTATCGACCGAAAGTGCCTTTCGATCCCAATATGTAAACGACATTGACCGGGCGACCTGCTCGCTGGCGTTAAAACTGATTGATCTGAAGTGGTCAACCATTCGCTCCAACGTCTCTGAGAGTTTTGTTATCTCGGATACTCCGATAGTGTCGATTGCTAAAGATCGCTTTGGAAAAGTGAGCTATGGAGAAGGTATTAACAAGCCAATGGCGCAGTGGTTTCTGCCAATCTCTCATCATCGTGTTGTTAGGATCTCCCACAATGCGGCAAACGGCGAATTTGCCGATGAAAACCTAGTTCGAGAACTTAATGCGGCGCAGATCGTAACTATGTCTAGCCGTATTTATGGTCGGAATCACTCTCAGTGGATTGACGAAAAAGTGCAAACTTACGGAGGTATTTACAAATTTCATCGAGATGTTTTCAAAGGCGCGGCCTTTGACCTTAACGAGAGGTTCTTTGAATTCTGA
- a CDS encoding ASCH domain-containing protein, giving the protein MATITRAISIKQPFVEQILRGTKRYEYRSVPTNIRERVYLYASLKPRLENKHWRGMNKSADELPKGKIVGSVEIADCRKRGPKDFVYKLANPKRLRVHLLPKNHPAPIFWRPQF; this is encoded by the coding sequence ATGGCAACTATAACCCGAGCAATTAGCATCAAGCAGCCGTTTGTCGAACAAATTCTCCGCGGCACCAAACGTTACGAGTACCGTTCTGTCCCAACAAACATCCGCGAACGTGTCTACCTGTATGCGTCTCTCAAGCCTCGTTTGGAAAATAAACATTGGCGTGGAATGAATAAATCTGCGGACGAACTGCCAAAAGGCAAGATAGTCGGCAGCGTTGAAATCGCTGATTGCCGAAAGCGTGGCCCTAAAGATTTCGTCTACAAGCTGGCGAATCCGAAGCGGCTAAGAGTGCATCTCCTGCCAAAGAATCATCCAGCTCCCATCTTCTGGCGTCCGCAGTTCTAA
- a CDS encoding carbonic anhydrase, with translation MQDVLEQLKAGIRRFQTEVYPEQAEVYRKAASEPQEPHTLFIACADSRIDPELITQSKPGEIFVLRNIGNLIPAYGEMMGGVSAVVEYAVSLLKVRHIVVCGHADCGAMKGLLAPESVTSLPAVSNWLKNATAARSVAEALGEKHESAAVLMRRVTEQNVLFQIQHLRTHPSVAAAIARGELTISAWVYEIGTGEVRIWEDDEKGFVPVGGTA, from the coding sequence ATGCAGGACGTGCTTGAGCAGTTGAAGGCGGGAATTCGCCGGTTTCAGACCGAAGTTTACCCGGAACAAGCTGAGGTGTACCGCAAAGCGGCGAGCGAGCCGCAGGAGCCGCATACACTATTCATTGCCTGCGCCGACTCCCGGATCGATCCCGAGCTGATCACCCAATCGAAACCGGGTGAAATATTCGTGCTGCGCAACATCGGCAACCTGATTCCGGCCTATGGCGAGATGATGGGCGGAGTCAGCGCCGTCGTCGAGTACGCGGTGAGCCTGCTGAAGGTGAGGCATATCGTCGTCTGTGGCCACGCTGATTGCGGAGCAATGAAGGGTCTGCTCGCGCCGGAGAGTGTTACTTCCCTGCCGGCGGTCTCAAATTGGCTGAAGAACGCCACGGCAGCCAGGAGCGTGGCCGAAGCCCTTGGGGAGAAGCATGAATCAGCGGCGGTATTGATGCGGCGTGTGACGGAGCAGAACGTCCTGTTCCAGATACAGCATCTGCGAACGCACCCCTCGGTCGCCGCGGCCATCGCGCGCGGAGAATTGACCATCTCCGCATGGGTGTACGAGATTGGCACGGGTGAGGTGCGCATCTGGGAAGATGACGAAAAAGGCTTTGTACCGGTCGGTGGAACCGCATAA
- a CDS encoding transposase, with protein sequence MAIPSRASRPGTFFVTSGTYNRRRLFQVERNAELLVETLQHYRAEGHYKLHAFVVMPDHLHLLLTPQETLERAVGLIKGGFSHRLASKLPVWQRGFTDHRIRDAEDYSIRHRYIHQNPVTARLCEQPEAYRFSSAHSALRLDAYSAVEEAGTVPQGLKPHES encoded by the coding sequence ATGGCGATTCCCAGCAGAGCATCACGCCCCGGCACCTTCTTCGTCACCAGCGGAACCTACAACCGCCGCCGCCTCTTCCAGGTCGAACGCAACGCCGAACTTCTCGTCGAAACCCTCCAGCACTACCGGGCCGAAGGACACTACAAACTACACGCCTTCGTCGTTATGCCCGACCACCTCCACCTGCTTCTCACTCCGCAGGAGACTCTCGAACGAGCCGTCGGACTCATCAAGGGAGGCTTCTCCCACCGCCTCGCCTCCAAACTCCCCGTCTGGCAACGAGGCTTCACCGACCACCGCATCCGCGACGCAGAAGACTACAGCATCCGCCATCGTTACATTCATCAGAACCCAGTCACTGCGCGTCTCTGCGAACAGCCCGAGGCGTATCGTTTTTCCTCCGCTCATTCGGCGCTGCGACTCGACGCCTACTCCGCCGTTGAAGAAGCCGGAACCGTACCTCAGGGGCTAAAGCCCCATGAATCCTGA
- a CDS encoding vitamin B12-dependent ribonucleotide reductase, giving the protein MATIPTQPAKTSKNTAPAPSQASAKSSSKAPGLSFSRHFTKPGVSPFDEITWEFRDAIIQDFKGKIIFEQKNVEVPADWSMTATNIVASKYLHGLNGTQERESGVRALITRVAESIRDWGIRDGYFATSEDADTFFAELSHLLLNQKVAFNSPVWFNVGCDRLEPNSDAQNWHWNSTTGKVEFSVTGYTRPQCSACFINSVNDSLDSILTLAKTEGMLFKWGSGAGSNLSSIRGSMETLSGGGTASGPLSFMRGFDAFAGVIKSGGKTRRAAKMVILNVDHPDINDFIQCKVSEEKKAWTLVQAGYDGSGPDSEAYSSIFFQNANNSVRVNDEFMQAVEADGTFTTKTVKDHKPVKEYRARDIMHNIAEATWQCGDPGMQYDTTINRWHTSKNTARINASNPCSEYMFLDDSACNLASFNLLKFLTPGGQFDIPAYRHAIGILTTAMEIIVDAAGYPTEQISKNSHDYRPLGLGYANLGALLMAFGLPYDSDAGRDFAAVLTAILCGDAYWQSSRIAETCPALGAATPLTQQAEIAGGACPGFYVNREPFLDVIRMHRAEVNNIGKSRQSAEPFFVPQLDQLIEASRHAWDGALAHGEKHGYRNSQVTVLAPTGTIGFMMDCDTTGIEPDLALVKYKKLVGGGMIKIVNNTVPSALIKLGYNEAEVNAIVSYIDATGTIEGAPAIKPEHLACFDCSFKPSKGTRSIHYMGHIKMMAATQPFLSGAISKTVNLPQDASVDDIAEAYLEAWRQGLKAVAIYRDNSKGSQPLNVSASDGKAQKQTSAVSPAAAGSVEIAEAVIAAKAAAQARITALETQLKTITDAALQNSDSVDAQSPPRAVRHRLPAERASVTHKFGLSGHEGYITVGLYPNGQPGEIFIRMAKEGSTVSGLMDSFATAISLALQHGVPLKVLCEKFAHTRFEPSGWTGNPEIGYAKSIMDYIFRWIQIRFLSGHQFDLFAGLAPQTEGSIPVEGTVNSPGNVILPGLNASAQTGYSADPLLSSRSAAEGSASNSAEDFYTTTPPQQGIAPDANGSSSSSGSSLSSGSSSLSSFGEAGGSASDFPTTEDRGIYHAADAMKSMYDMGDAPSCATCGAIMTRSGSCYRCMSCGSTSGCS; this is encoded by the coding sequence ATGGCCACTATCCCCACCCAGCCCGCCAAGACCTCCAAGAACACCGCCCCTGCTCCGTCTCAGGCGTCCGCCAAATCCAGCTCCAAGGCTCCGGGATTGTCCTTCAGCCGCCACTTCACCAAGCCCGGCGTCTCGCCCTTCGACGAGATCACCTGGGAGTTCCGCGACGCCATCATTCAGGACTTCAAGGGCAAAATCATCTTCGAGCAGAAGAACGTCGAGGTTCCCGCCGACTGGTCGATGACCGCCACCAACATCGTGGCCTCCAAATACCTCCACGGCCTCAACGGCACCCAGGAGCGCGAGTCTGGTGTTCGCGCCCTCATCACCCGCGTCGCCGAATCCATCCGCGACTGGGGCATCCGCGACGGCTACTTCGCCACATCCGAAGATGCAGACACCTTCTTCGCCGAGCTCTCCCACCTGCTCCTCAACCAGAAGGTGGCCTTCAACTCGCCGGTCTGGTTCAACGTAGGCTGCGACCGCCTAGAGCCCAACTCCGACGCCCAGAACTGGCACTGGAACTCCACCACCGGCAAGGTCGAGTTCTCCGTCACCGGCTACACCCGTCCGCAGTGCTCTGCCTGCTTCATCAACTCGGTGAATGACTCGCTCGACAGCATCCTCACCCTGGCTAAGACCGAGGGCATGCTCTTCAAGTGGGGCTCGGGCGCAGGCTCGAACCTGAGCAGCATTCGTGGCAGCATGGAGACGCTCTCAGGCGGCGGAACCGCCAGCGGCCCGCTCAGCTTCATGCGTGGCTTCGATGCCTTCGCCGGTGTCATCAAATCCGGTGGCAAGACCCGCCGCGCCGCCAAGATGGTCATCCTCAACGTCGACCATCCTGACATCAACGACTTCATCCAGTGCAAAGTGAGCGAAGAGAAGAAAGCCTGGACCCTCGTGCAGGCTGGCTACGACGGCAGCGGCCCCGACTCCGAGGCCTACAGCAGCATCTTCTTCCAGAACGCCAACAACTCCGTCCGCGTCAATGACGAGTTCATGCAGGCCGTCGAAGCCGATGGCACCTTCACCACCAAGACCGTCAAGGACCACAAGCCGGTCAAGGAATACCGTGCCCGCGACATCATGCACAACATCGCCGAAGCCACCTGGCAGTGCGGCGATCCCGGCATGCAGTACGACACCACGATCAATCGCTGGCACACCAGCAAGAACACCGCCCGCATCAACGCGAGCAATCCTTGCAGCGAGTACATGTTCCTCGACGACTCCGCCTGCAACCTGGCCAGCTTCAATCTGCTGAAGTTCCTCACCCCCGGCGGCCAGTTCGACATTCCCGCTTACCGCCACGCCATCGGCATCCTCACCACCGCGATGGAGATCATCGTCGACGCCGCCGGCTACCCCACCGAGCAGATCTCGAAGAACTCGCACGATTACCGCCCCCTCGGTCTCGGCTATGCGAACCTCGGCGCGCTCCTGATGGCCTTCGGCCTGCCCTACGACTCTGACGCTGGCCGCGATTTCGCCGCCGTCCTCACCGCCATCCTCTGCGGCGACGCTTACTGGCAGTCCTCGCGCATCGCCGAAACCTGCCCCGCCCTCGGTGCCGCCACCCCGCTCACCCAGCAGGCCGAGATCGCTGGCGGAGCCTGCCCCGGCTTCTACGTCAACCGCGAGCCCTTCCTCGACGTCATCCGCATGCACCGCGCCGAAGTCAACAACATCGGCAAGTCCAGGCAGTCCGCCGAGCCATTCTTCGTCCCCCAGCTCGACCAGCTCATCGAAGCCAGCCGCCACGCCTGGGACGGCGCGCTCGCCCACGGCGAAAAGCACGGCTACCGCAACTCGCAGGTCACCGTCCTCGCCCCCACCGGCACCATCGGCTTCATGATGGACTGCGACACCACCGGCATCGAGCCGGACCTCGCCCTCGTCAAGTACAAGAAGCTCGTCGGCGGCGGCATGATCAAGATCGTCAACAACACCGTCCCCTCGGCGCTCATCAAGCTCGGCTACAACGAGGCTGAGGTCAACGCCATCGTCAGCTACATCGACGCCACCGGCACCATCGAAGGCGCTCCCGCCATCAAGCCCGAGCACCTCGCCTGCTTCGACTGCTCCTTCAAGCCATCCAAGGGCACGCGCAGCATCCATTACATGGGCCACATCAAAATGATGGCCGCCACGCAGCCCTTCCTCTCCGGAGCCATCTCCAAAACCGTCAACCTCCCGCAGGACGCGTCGGTCGATGACATCGCCGAAGCCTACCTCGAAGCCTGGCGTCAGGGCCTCAAGGCCGTAGCCATCTACCGCGACAACTCCAAGGGTTCGCAGCCGCTCAACGTCTCCGCCAGCGATGGCAAGGCGCAGAAGCAAACCTCCGCCGTATCACCCGCTGCCGCAGGCTCGGTCGAAATTGCGGAGGCCGTCATCGCCGCCAAGGCCGCTGCTCAGGCCCGCATCACGGCACTCGAAACCCAGCTCAAGACCATCACGGACGCCGCCCTGCAGAACTCCGACTCGGTCGACGCGCAGTCTCCACCCCGCGCCGTCCGTCACCGTCTGCCCGCCGAGCGCGCCTCGGTCACGCACAAGTTCGGCCTCTCCGGACACGAGGGCTACATCACCGTCGGCCTCTACCCCAACGGCCAGCCTGGCGAAATCTTCATCCGCATGGCCAAAGAGGGAAGTACCGTCTCCGGCCTCATGGACAGCTTCGCCACTGCCATCTCGCTTGCTCTCCAGCACGGCGTGCCGCTCAAGGTGCTCTGCGAGAAGTTCGCCCACACCCGCTTCGAGCCCAGCGGCTGGACCGGCAATCCCGAAATCGGCTACGCCAAGTCCATCATGGATTACATCTTCCGCTGGATCCAGATCCGCTTCCTCAGCGGCCATCAGTTCGACCTCTTCGCCGGCCTCGCCCCACAGACCGAGGGCAGCATCCCGGTCGAAGGCACCGTCAACAGCCCAGGCAACGTCATCCTCCCCGGTCTCAACGCCTCCGCCCAAACCGGCTATAGCGCCGACCCTTTGTTGTCATCCCGCAGCGCAGCGGAGGGATCTGCGTCTAATTCCGCCGAAGACTTCTACACCACCACCCCGCCGCAGCAGGGAATCGCCCCCGACGCCAACGGTTCGTCGTCCTCCAGCGGTTCTTCTTTGTCATCCGGTAGTTCTTCGTTGTCATCCTTCGGCGAAGCCGGAGGATCTGCGTCTGACTTCCCCACCACGGAAGACCGTGGCATCTACCACGCAGCCGACGCCATGAAGTCGATGTACGACATGGGCGACGCACCCTCCTGCGCCACCTGCGGAGCCATCATGACCAGAAGCGGCTCCTGCTACCGCTGCATGTCCTGCGGTAGCACCAGCGGCTGCAGCTAG
- the metH gene encoding methionine synthase: MSEVAEIKPLRLSGSQPFTQQQGVYIMLGERTNVAGSPKFAKLIKAGKYEEAVSVARQQVENGANVLDICMDEGMIDGVAAMTRYLQLLASEPEVAKVPFMVDSSKWEVIEAGLKCLQGKGIVNSISLKEGEEKFRQNAATVLKYGAAAVVMAFDEQGQAATYEDKIRICERAYRILVDEVGFPPEDIIFDPNILTVATGMEEHNNYALDFINATRWIKANLPHAKVSGGVSNISFSFRGNNKVREAMHSAFLYHAIAAGMDMGIVNAGMLEVYEEIEPELKVLVEDVLLNRRPDATERLVDFGETLKHIGAAVSEKKAEEWRNGTVEERLSHALVKGIDTYIEIDAEEARVKLGRPLLVIEGPLMDGMGVVGDLFGAGKMFLPQVVKSARVMKKAVAHLTPFMEAEKAAMVAAGQEVKAQGKIVLATVKGDVHDIGKNIVGVVLACNNYEVIDMGVMVPCEKILERARAEKADMIGLSGLITPSLDEMVHVAKEMERQGFKLPLLIGGATTTRTHTAVKIAPHYSEPVVHVLDASRAVPVTTSLLSDESKPEFVAKHRAEYEALRKAHSAPKQKVVSLETARARRTPIEWRAEDLPVPAFTGVRVLDNFPLATLREFIDWSPLFHTWGLKGVYPRILEHEAQGEQARQIFKDANLMLDHMIEGSLITARGVYGFFPASAVGDDIELYTDDTRSEVLERFHFLRQQANREGSEPCRSLGDFVAPKETGLPDTIGAFAVTSGIGLKELCDQFRADNDDYNAIMAEAVGDRLAEAFAECLHKRVRDEWGYGLTEGLSNEDFIHEKYRGIRPAPGYPACPDHTEKGTIWKLLDVQANTGMLITESFAMWPGSSVSGLYFAHPESRYFSLGKIDRDQVADYSERKGMSVAEVERWLGQNLNYDPAE, translated from the coding sequence GTGAGCGAAGTCGCAGAGATAAAGCCGCTCCGTCTATCGGGATCGCAGCCATTTACGCAGCAGCAAGGTGTCTACATCATGCTCGGCGAGCGAACCAATGTGGCCGGTTCGCCCAAGTTCGCCAAGCTCATTAAGGCTGGCAAATACGAGGAAGCCGTAAGCGTGGCCCGGCAGCAAGTCGAGAATGGCGCGAACGTCCTCGACATCTGCATGGACGAGGGCATGATCGACGGCGTTGCGGCGATGACACGCTACCTGCAATTGCTGGCGAGCGAGCCTGAGGTTGCCAAGGTGCCCTTCATGGTGGACTCCTCGAAGTGGGAGGTCATCGAAGCCGGGCTGAAGTGCCTGCAGGGCAAAGGCATTGTGAATTCGATCTCGCTGAAAGAAGGCGAGGAGAAGTTTCGTCAGAACGCGGCCACGGTGCTGAAATACGGCGCGGCGGCAGTTGTGATGGCCTTCGACGAGCAAGGACAGGCTGCGACCTACGAAGACAAGATTCGCATCTGTGAGCGTGCCTACCGGATATTGGTCGATGAGGTCGGTTTTCCGCCCGAAGACATCATCTTCGATCCGAACATCCTTACTGTCGCCACCGGCATGGAGGAGCACAACAACTACGCGCTCGACTTCATCAACGCCACGCGCTGGATCAAGGCAAATCTGCCGCACGCGAAGGTAAGCGGCGGCGTCTCCAACATCTCGTTCAGCTTTCGCGGCAATAACAAGGTCCGCGAGGCCATGCACTCCGCCTTTTTGTACCACGCGATTGCGGCGGGCATGGACATGGGCATCGTCAATGCCGGGATGCTCGAGGTGTACGAGGAGATCGAGCCCGAGTTGAAGGTGCTGGTCGAAGACGTGCTGCTGAACCGCCGTCCCGACGCGACCGAACGTCTGGTGGACTTCGGCGAAACGCTGAAACACATTGGCGCAGCCGTGAGCGAAAAGAAGGCGGAGGAGTGGCGCAACGGCACGGTCGAAGAGCGCCTCTCTCATGCATTGGTCAAGGGAATAGACACATACATCGAGATCGATGCGGAGGAGGCCCGCGTCAAGCTGGGGCGACCTCTGCTGGTAATCGAAGGCCCGCTGATGGACGGCATGGGCGTGGTCGGCGATCTGTTCGGAGCCGGAAAGATGTTCCTGCCTCAGGTGGTGAAGTCCGCGCGGGTGATGAAGAAGGCGGTGGCCCATTTGACGCCGTTCATGGAGGCGGAGAAGGCGGCGATGGTCGCGGCTGGCCAGGAGGTCAAGGCGCAGGGAAAGATCGTGCTCGCTACCGTAAAAGGCGATGTGCACGACATTGGCAAGAACATCGTCGGTGTTGTTCTCGCCTGCAATAACTACGAGGTCATCGACATGGGAGTGATGGTCCCGTGCGAAAAGATCCTCGAACGCGCCAGGGCGGAGAAGGCGGACATGATCGGCCTCAGCGGCCTGATTACGCCGTCGCTCGACGAGATGGTGCATGTGGCTAAGGAGATGGAGCGTCAGGGATTCAAGTTGCCGCTTCTCATCGGCGGGGCGACCACGACCCGGACACACACGGCAGTCAAGATTGCGCCGCACTATAGTGAGCCGGTGGTGCATGTGCTCGATGCCAGCCGTGCCGTGCCTGTGACGACTAGCCTTCTCAGCGACGAATCGAAGCCCGAGTTTGTGGCGAAGCATCGAGCTGAATACGAGGCGCTGCGTAAGGCCCACTCCGCGCCGAAGCAGAAGGTCGTCTCCCTTGAGACCGCTCGCGCACGGCGGACTCCGATCGAGTGGCGTGCCGAGGACCTGCCCGTGCCTGCGTTTACCGGCGTGCGCGTGCTGGACAACTTTCCTTTGGCAACGCTCCGCGAGTTCATCGACTGGTCGCCGCTCTTCCACACCTGGGGGTTGAAGGGCGTTTACCCCCGCATTCTTGAGCATGAGGCGCAAGGTGAGCAGGCGCGCCAGATATTTAAGGACGCCAACCTCATGCTGGACCACATGATTGAAGGGAGCCTGATCACAGCGCGTGGCGTATACGGCTTCTTTCCCGCAAGTGCGGTGGGCGATGATATCGAACTGTACACGGACGATACACGCTCGGAGGTGCTGGAGAGATTCCACTTTCTTCGGCAGCAGGCGAACAGGGAAGGCAGCGAGCCGTGCCGATCGCTCGGAGACTTTGTTGCGCCGAAGGAGACGGGGCTGCCTGATACCATCGGTGCTTTTGCGGTGACCAGCGGGATTGGACTGAAGGAGCTGTGCGACCAGTTCAGGGCCGATAACGACGATTACAACGCAATCATGGCGGAGGCCGTCGGCGACCGCCTCGCTGAAGCTTTCGCCGAATGCCTGCACAAGCGGGTGCGTGACGAGTGGGGCTATGGCCTTACCGAAGGCCTGAGTAATGAGGACTTCATTCACGAGAAGTATCGCGGTATCAGGCCAGCTCCGGGTTATCCGGCGTGTCCAGACCATACGGAGAAGGGCACGATCTGGAAATTGCTCGACGTGCAGGCGAACACGGGAATGCTGATTACGGAGTCGTTTGCGATGTGGCCTGGTTCGAGCGTGAGCGGGCTCTATTTCGCCCACCCGGAATCACGCTATTTCTCGCTCGGCAAGATCGACCGCGATCAGGTCGCCGACTATAGCGAACGCAAGGGAATGAGCGTGGCAGAGGTCGAGCGATGGCTCGGGCAGAACCTGAACTACGATCCAGCGGAATAG